In Streptomyces sp. 71268, the DNA window AGAAGGTGAGCGTCAAGACCCGGATGACCAGCGCGATCGACCTCGGCGACCTCACCAAGGGCGAGCCTGGCTCGCTGGTGCTCACGCCGCAGGGCAGCGGCTCCGCGCCGTTCGTCGCCGCGCTGCGCGTGACGCGGGGCAAGGGCGACCAGCAGGAGACGGCGTTCATTCCCGCCTCCGCCCCGATCGAAAGCCGGGGCACGGTCGCCGACAACCGGTCCAAGGGCAGCACGCTGTCCCTGACCGCGCCCGACGAGGCTGCCACCGTGCGGGTCACCTCGTCGGCCGGGAGCGAGGGCGGCAGCCCGGCCAGCCGGGAGGTCACCGTCAAGGCCGGCACGACGCTCGCCCTCGACCCGCCCCGCCCCGACGGCGCGAAGGGTTCGTACGCGGTGACGGTCGAGCGCCTGGACGGCGGGCCGGTGTACGCGTCGCGGCTGCTTGAGGTGGAGGCGGGCGGGATGCCGATGTTCACCATCCAGGGGCTGCCGGACGACCGGGGCACGGTCGCGGTGCCGCGTGGCAACCAGGACCTGTCGCTGCTCAACGACGACTGAGCCCGCACCGGGAGGCGATTCCCGGCCGCGGCACGCCACCAGATGGCCGAGACCGGTCGGTCGCGGGGAAGCGCGGCCGGGCGGATCGTGGCCCGCGACGAGGTTCGGAAATGGCCGAAACCATTCGGACGCGGACGCGTTCGGAACGGAAGCCGACGGCTTCGGGGGCGGAAGCCGGCGGCTCCGGGGCGGAAACCGGTGGCGGTTCAGTCCTGCCCGTAGCGCGGATCGACCGACTCGGGGGCGAGCCCCAACAGCTCGGCGACCTGCTCGACGACGACCTCGTGCACGAGCAGCGCGCGCTCGTCGCGGCTCTTGGTACGGATCTCGATCGGGCGCCGGAAGACCACGATCCGCGCCGGGCGCTCGCCCTCACCGGCGATGAACCGGCCGAGCGGCACGGCGTCGTCGCTCCACGCCGCGGGGCCGAGCCCGTCGCCGGCGCTCGCCTCGACGCCCGGTACCTCACGTACGGCGAAGTCGACGCCGGACAGTTGCGGCCAGCGCCGTCCCAGCCGCTCGGCCGAGTCGTGCACCAGGTCGTCGAAGGCGTCCGCGCGGCTGATCGACAGCGGCACCTGCGGCGGCGCGATCGGCCCGCGCATGCCACGACCGTGCCGGTCCCGGCGCCGCGGGCGCGGTCCGGTCGGCGCGGGAGCGTCCCCGGCGCCGCCCGTCGCGCGGGCGGCCCCGCCGCGCGCGCGGGGCCCGCCGGCGTCGGCCGACGCGGCGCCGGCGTCCCGGGCGTCGGCCGGACCGCGGGCGGCGTCCCCGGCGCGGGGCGCGGTGGGCGTGCCCCCAGCGCCGGGCGGGGGAGGTACGGGGGTGTCCATCACTGACGAGAGTAGCCGCCGGGCGCCCGCGTACACGTGGCTGCGCGGCGTGACGCACCCTGTCAAGGGATGAACATTCCAGCCATGTTGGCGTTCACATGACGGCGCCTCCTGGCGTCCTGAGCGCGCGCACACGGACGTCAATGGGATCGAATGGTGACAGGAATCATCCCCGGCGAAATCCCGTGATCGCTGGCCTTACGCAGGTCAGGCTGGTTGGCTGGCCGCCGGGTTCATAAGATGAATGAGGACGACACGGTGGAGTGAGGTCATGGAGAGTCTTCGCGGCCCGTTCAAGAGTGCGGTACCGTCCAACGTCGTGAGCCCTGTACGTCGCTGTTCGCGCACCGCGTGCGGCCGTCCCGCCGTCGCGACGCTGACGTACGTCTACGCGGACTCCACCGCGGTCCTCGGACCGCTCGCCACCTACGCCGAGCCGCACTGCTACGACCTGTGCTCGGAGCACTCGGAACGCCTCACCGCGCCGCGCGGCTGGGAGGTCGTCCGGCTCGCCGTGGACACCGGCCCCACCAGACCCAGCGGTGACGACCTCGAAGCGCTCGCCAACGCGGTGCGCGAGGCCGCCCGCCCGCACGACCGAGGCCCCGGAGCCCCTGGCGCCGGCCCGACGCACGGCCGCGAGGCCGACCCCATGGAGGTCGCCCGCCGCGCCCACCTGCGGGTCCTCCGCTCTCCCGACTCCTGACGCCGTCCCCCGGCACCTCCCCGCGCCTCTCGGCCGGCCTTGCGCGCCGCCGCGCCGGGCGTTCCCGCGCCCCTCCCGCGCACCACCGTCCTCGCGCACCACCGACCGCGCACCCGCTCGCGAAGTCCGGACCGCTCGCGGACGCTCCCCGTCGTACGCCATCGCTCCATCCCCGTGCGTCGCGGGGTGACGTGGCTGGTGCGGCCTCGTTAGGGCTGCGTGAAGACGATGATCCGACGTACCGCCCCGCGCGGCGCACTGGCCGCCATGGCGGCCGTGACGGCGACCCTCACGCTGGCCACCCCCGCCACCCCCTCGCCCACCCCGGCGTTCGACCAACAGCTCCTGGACCGCACCAACGCCCAACGCGCCCGCCACGGCGTCCCGCCGCTGGTCCTCGATCCCGCGATCAGCAGCTGGGCACAGGAGTGGGCGGACCAGCTGGCGAAGTCCGGGAAGTTCGAGCACCGGTCCCCCAACAAGTACGGCGAGAACCTGCACTACGCGTGGAGCTCCGATGGCGCCTCGCCGAGCGGCGCCCAGGTGGCCGACGCCTGGTACAACCAGGTCAGGGAGTACACGTACTACGGCCGCGAACCCGACATGAGCACCTTCTCCAAGTGGGGCAACTTCACCCAGGTGGTGTGGAAGAGCAGCCGCAGGATGGGCGTGGGGCTGGCGAAGTCGCGGAACGAAACGTACGTCGTCGTGAACTACAGCCCGGCCGGCAACTACGTCGGCCAGTTCGCCGCGAACGTCCCGGCCCCCAGGTGACCCCGCCCCGTTGACGGCCCGCCCCGAGGCGACCGGGCCCCGGCCCCACTGACCCGGCCCCCGGGGGCTTCCGCCCCGCTGCCCCGGTCCCCGAGGCCGCCGCCCCGCGACGGCGGCGGCTCGGCGGCCGGGGGCGGGGCCTCCGGGACGCCCTGCCTTGTTGACGCCACCTTGTCGCGGACACGACCATTCCTCCACCCCGGGAGGCCCGCTTGTTCGTGCCGCAACTGGAACCGGTCGCCGGTTCCCTCGCCCTGTCCGCGCTCGTCGCCGCCCTTCCGCTCGCCACCGTCCTCACCCTGCTCGGCGCGGCGCGCGTCCGGGCACCGCGTGCCGGGCTCGCCGGCCTCGCCGTCGCCGGGCTCGTCGCCTGGGGCGCGTACGACATGCCCGTCGAGCAGACCCTGTCCGGCGCGGCGCAGGGGGCGCTGTTCGGCCTCTTCCCCATCCTGTGGATCGTCGTCAACGCCCTGTGGGTGTACCGGATGACGGTGCGCACCCACCACTTCGACGTGCTCCGCCGTTCCTTCGGCCGGCTCTCGGACGATCCCCGGGTGCAGGCGCTGGTGATCGCGTTCTGCTTCGGGGCGCTCCTTGAGGCGCTGGCCGGGTTCGGCGCGCCGGTGGCGATCTGTTCGGTGATGTTGGTCGCGCTCGGCTTCGATCCGGTCAGGGCGGCGGTGGTCGCCCTGGTCGCCAACACCGCGCCGGTCGCCTTCGGCGCCATGGGCACCTCCGTGGTGACCCTCGCGCAGGTCACCGAGTTGCCGCTGGACACCGTCGCCGCGGTCGTCGGGCGACAGACCCCGCTGCTCGCGCTGCTGGTGCCGCTGCTCCTGGTCGCCCTCGTGGACGGCCCGCGCGGCCTGCGGGAGACCTGGCGGCCCGCGCTCGCCTGCGGCTTCGCCTTCGCACTCGCACAGTTCGCGGCGGCGAACTACCTCTCGGCCCAGCTCGCCGACATCGCCGCCGCGCTCGCCGGCGCCGCGGCCCTGGCCGCCACCCCGTCCGCTCGCCGCCCGGCCACCGAGCAGGTTCGCGCGACCGTGCTCACCGGCGCGCACGGCGCTGACGTGGACCGGGTGGACCCGCGCCCCGAGGTGCTGCGCGCCTACGCCCCGTACGCCCTGATCGTCGCGGTCTTCTCGATCGCGCAGCTCGGCCCGGTCAAGGAACTGCTCGGCCGGGCCACCCGGCGGTTCGACTGGCCGTTCCTCGACGCGGCGAGCCCCGACGGGGAGCGGCTGGCCGCCAACGCGTTCGCGCTGCCACTGCTGGCCACGGGCGGCACGCTCGTGCTGCTCGCCGGCCTCGGCACCGCCCGGGTGCTGCGGGTGCCCTGGCGGGCGGCGCTCGGCGAGTGGCTGGCCACCGTCCGGGAGCTGCGCGCCGCGATCGTGACGGTGACCTCGGTGCTGGCGCTCGCGTACGTGATGAACCTGTCCGGCCAGGCGGCCACCATCGGCCACTTCGTCGCGGCGGCCGGCGGCGGGCTGGCCTTCCTCTCGCCGGTGCTCGGCTGGTTCGGCGTCGCGGTCACCGGCTCGGACACCTCGGCCAACGCGCTCTTCGGCGGGCTCCAGGTCACCGCCGCCCGCGAGTCCGGCCTCTCGCCGGAGCTGCTGGCGGCGGCGGGCAGCTCGGGCGGCGTGCTCGGCAAGATGATCTCGCCGCAGAACCTCACCATCGCGTGCGCCGCCGTGGGCCTGACCGGCCGCGAGGGCGACCTGCTGCGCAAGGTGCTCCCGTGGAGCCTGGGGCTGCTCCTGGTGATGTGCCTCATCGTGCTGGCCCAGAGCACGCCGGTGCTGGGCTGGATGCTGCCGTGAGGGCACGGGCGCGCCCCGGCCCCGCCGCGGGCCCGGCCGCCCCGCCGCCAGGCCGTGCCACCCCGCCGCCGACTCCCGCCGCCGGCTCCGGCCACCCCGCCGCCGGCTCCGGCCCCCCGCCGCCGGCTCCGGCCGCGCCGTCACCCGGGTGGCCCATGGCCGTGGGGGTGGCCGACTCCGTACGGGGGCGGCGGGGCGAGGGCGTAGCGTGGGGCCGCCGCCGCGGCGGTAGCCGTGCCCGCGGGGGCCACCGGCCGGTGGGCGTTCCCCCTGCCACCGGTAGATTTGGCACCCTTCAACGTTGCCCAGAAGGAGTAGGCCGTGGCTGATCTGTCGCAGCTCGTGAAGGCGTACGACGTGCGTGGGGTCGTCCCCGACCAGTGGGACGAGACGCTGGCCGCACTCTTCGGCGCGGCCTTCGCACAAGTGACGAACGCAAACGCGGTGGTCGTCGGCCACGACATGCGCCCGTCGTCCCCGGGGCTCTCGCGGGCCTTCGCCGAGGGCGCCGCCGCGCTCGGTGTGGACGTCACCGAGATCGGCCTGTGCTCGACGGACGAGCTGTACTACGCCAGCGGCGCGCTCGACCTGCCCGGCGCGATGTTCACCGCGAGCCACAACCCGGCCCAGTACAACGGGATCAAGATGTGCCGCGCCGGCGCCGCCCCGGTGGGCCAGGACACCGGCCTCGCCGAGATCCGCGCCCTGGTCGAGCGCTGGTCCACCGAGGGCGCGCCGCCGAGCGCGGCCACCCGCGGCGCCATCACCCAGCGCGACGTGCTCGCCGACTACGCCGCCCACCTGCGCTCCCTGGTGGACCTGGCCGCGAGCCGCCCGCTGAAGGTGGTCGTGGACGCGGGCAACGGCATGGGCGGCCACACCGTCCCCACCGTCTTCGACGGCCTGCCGATCGAGCTGGTCCCGCTCTACTTCGAGCTCGACGGAACGTTTCCCAACCACGAGGCCAACCCGCTCGACCCGAAGAACATCGTCGACCTCCAGGCGAAGGTCCGGGCCGTCGGCGCCGACATAGGTCTTGCCTTCGACGGCGACGCCGACCGCTGCTTCGTCGTCGACGAGCGGGGCGAGCCGGTCTCGCCGTCGGCGATCACCGCGCTGGTCGCCGAGCGCGAACTCGCCAAGCACCCCGGCGGCACGGTCATTCACAACTGCATCACCTCCTGGTCCGTGCCCGAGATCGTCAAGGAGGCCGGCGGCACGGCCGTGCGCACCCGCGTGGGCCACTCCTTCATCAAGGCGGAGATGGCCCGCACCGGCGCGATCTTCGGCGGCGAGCACTCGGCGCACTACTACTTCCGCGACTTCTGGAACGCCGACACCGGCATGCTGGCCGCGCTGCACGTCCTGGCCGCGCTCGGCGAGCAGGACGGCCCGCTCTCCCAGCTCGTCGCCCGCTACGACCGGTACGCCGCCTCCGGCGAGATCAACAGCACCGTCGCCGACCAGCCGGGCCGGGCCGCCGCCGTCAGGGCCGCCTTCGAGCAGCGCCCCGACGTCCAGCTCGACGAACTCGACGGCCTGACCGTCACCGCCGCCACCTGGTGGTTCAACCTCCGCGCCTCCAACACGGAGCCGCTGCTGCGGTTGAATGTGGAGGCCCGGGACGCGCAGACGGTGGCCCAGGTACGCGACGAGGTCCTCGCCATCGTCCGCGCCTGACCCGCCCGCTGGGCCCGGCCCGCTGGGCCCGGCCCGCCCGCGGCTGACCCGCCCGCCGCGCCCGTCCGCGCCCGGCCCGCCCGCCGGCGCCGGGTACGGGGCGCGCACGCGGGAGCCCGTACGACGCCCTCGTACGGGCTCCCGCGCACGGCCCGCCGGCCCCGGGCCGATCACCGCGCGGTCCCGGCCGGCCCCCGCGCCACCCCGACCGACCCCAGCGCCCGGTCCCGGCCCGGCCCCGACCGGCGGCCGGGCCCGCCGCCGAGGCCCCGTGCCCGTCGCACGCCCGGCCCGCTGGGCGGCGTACCCTGGGCCGCACAGCACTTGCCCGTCCCGAAGGGAAGACCATGCCGGTCGAAGCCAGCCTCCTGGAGATCCTCGCCTGCCCGGCGTGCCACGCCCCGCTGCGGGACGAGTCGGCCGCGACCGAGCCGGAGTTGGTCTGCGAGGGCGCGGGCTGCGGCCTGGCGTACCCGATCCGGGACGGCATCCCCGTACTCCTGGTGGACGAGGCACGCCGCCCCGCCTGACCGCGTACCGCGCGCACGCCCCACGGCGATCGGAGGCCGACGCACCATGCTCGACGAATCGCTCCTGGACGCCCCCGAAGCCCTGGCCCGTGCTGATACCCGAGGTCTGCTGCGCGGCGCCGCCGAGTCCGGCGCGCGGGTGCGCACGGCCGCCCGGTACGCCGCCGAGGCGGGCATCGCGGACCTCCAGCCCGACGGCCGGCCCCGCGCGGTCCTGGTGGCGGGCCCCGGGAGCGTGGCGGAGTGCGCCGCCGACCTGCTCGGCGCCCTCACCGGCGGCAGCGTGCCCGTCACCCTGATCCGTCCCACCGGCGTCGCGCCCGCCGCCGGCGCCCTGCGCTGGACCCTGCCCGGCTGGGCCGGCCCGCTCGACCTGGTGGCCGTGACCAGCCCGGACGGCTCCGAACCGGGCCTGGGCGTACTCCTGGACCAGGCGTACCGGCGCGGCTGCACCGTGGTGGCCCTCACCCCGACCGACACCCCGCTGGTCGAGGCCGTCGAGCGCGCCCGTGGCCTGCACCTCCCGACCACGCCGGCCCCGCTGCTGGAGCCGGACCCCGGCACCGGGTACGGCCAGCCGCCGGCCGACGCCGACCCGTACGGCGCGGACCCGACCCCGCCCGGCACCCCGCACGCCGAGTGGCCCACGGCCCCCGGGGTCGACCAGCCCGACGAGCCCCAGCGCCCCGCGCCCGGCGAGGGTGGCACCAACCCGCCGCCGCTGGCCCCCGGCGAGGCCCACCCCAGGCCCGAGCCGCCCGCGGTCGGAGCCCTCGGCACCCACCCGCACGGCGCGGGCGAGCCCCTCGCGGCCCAGCGCACCAACCCCTACCCCGCCGACCCCTCGCCCGGCGCGCTGTGGGCCGTGCTCACGCCGCTGCTCGCCCTCGTCGACCGGATCGGCCTGGTGCACGCGCCGCCCGAGACGCTGCAACGCGTCGCCGACCGGCTCGACCAGGTCGCCGAGCGCTGCGGCCCCGCCCAGGCCACCTACCGCAACCCCGCCAAGTCGCTCGCCGCCGAACTGGCCGACGCGCTGCCGCTGGTGTGGACCGAGGGCGAGGTCGCGGCGGCCGTCGGCCGCCGCTTCGCCCGGCTGCTCGGCGCGGTCGCCGGCCGGCCCGCGCTCACCGCGGAGCTGCCCGACGCGCTGCGGGTCCACGGCGCGCTGCTGACCAGCCCGCTCGCCGGCGGAGCCGACCCGGACGACTTCTTCCGGGACCGGGTGGAGGAGCCGGAGGCGCTGCGCGCCCGCGTCGTACTGCTCCGCGACCGGCAGGCCCCCGACGCCGACACCGACGCCCCCGACGTCCCGGCGGTCACCGCCGACCTGTCGGCCGCGCCGGCCGCCCGCGAACTCGCGCTCTCGCACGACACCCCGGTCAGCGAGCTCGAACCCACCGCCGAACACGCCGTGGAGCGCGCGGCCGAGCTTCTCGCCATCACGGATTTCGCCGCCGTTTACCTGGCGCTTGCCGGCGCAGAGGGATCATGAACAGCGCGGGGAGCGCACCCGTCGGCAACCCGTCGGCCGCGTAACCCCGTACGTCACCCGCACCACCCGGCAACCCGCCGCACCACAACCACCACAGCGTCCCGTCACCGGCACCCGCCACGGCCCCGGCCCTCGTCGCACCCGCTCGCCCGACCGGGCCCGGGTCCGAGGCCGGGCCCCGCCCGCCGCCGGTCCGCGCGCCACGCCGCCCGGACCGCCCCGGCCCGTCCGACCTCCGCCGGCACCGGTACGCCACCGAGAGTCAGGAACCCCCACATGGACCGCCTAGCCAACACCGTGCGCCCCTACGCCTGGGGGTCCGTCACCGCCATCCCCGAACTCCTCGGCACCGAACCGACCGGCCAGCCGCAGGCCGAACTGTGGATGGGCGCCCACCCGGGCGCACCCTCGCGCGTCGACCGGGGCGCGGGCCCCGTCGGCCTCAACGAGGTCATCGCCGCCGACCCGGAGGCCGAACTCGGCCCGGAGGCCGTCCGCCGCTTCGGCGACCGGCTGCCGTTCCTGCTCAAGGTGCTGGCCGCACAGGTCCCGCTCTCCCTCCAGGTCCACCCCGACCTCGACCAGGCCCGAGCCGGCTTCGCGGACGAGGAGCGGCGCGGCGTGCCCGTCGACGCCCCGCACCGCAACTACAAGGACGCCAACCACAAGCCCGAACTGATCTGCGCGCTCACCCCCTTCGACGGCCTGTGCGGCTTCCGCCCGCCCGCCGAGGCCGCCGACCTGCTCGCCGCGCTCGACGTCGACTCGCTCAAGCCGTACGTGGACATCCTGCGCGCCATGCCGGACACCGACGCGCTGCGCGAGGTGCTCACCGCCGTCCTCAGCGCCGACCGCGAGGCCATGGCCGCCACGGTCACCGAGGCGGCCGAGGCCGCCACCCGGCTGGCCGCGGCGGGCGGCCCGCACGCCGACGCCTACGCCGCGTACGCCGCCGTCGCCCGCAGCTTCCCCGGCGACCCCGGCGTGATCGCCGGCATGCTGCTCAACCACGTCAGGCTCCAGCCCGGCGAGGGGCTCTACCTGGGCGCCGGCGTCCCGCACGCCTACCTCAACGGCCTCGGCGTCGAACTCATGGCCAACTCAGACAACGTGCTGCGCTGCGGCCTCACCCCCAAGCACGTCGACGTTCCCGAGTTGCTGCGGGTCGTACGGTTCGAGAGCGCCCCGCCCGGCGTACTGCGCCCCGAGGCGGAGCCGGACGGCGCCGAGGTCTACGCGACGCCCATCGACGAGTTCCGGCTCTCCCGCCACGTCCTGCCCGCCGACGCCGCCCCCCGCCCGCTGCCGACCGGCGCCCCGCAGGTCCTGCTCTGCACCGATGGCCAGGTCACGCTGCGCGCCCAGGGGCCGACGTCCCCCGGCGCGGCCACCGAACTGCGCCTGGCCCAGGGCGAGTCGGCCTACGTGCCCGCCCCCGAGGCCGTCGAACTCACCGGCGAGGGCACGCTCTACCGCGCCACGCTCGCCCTCTGACGCCCCGCCCCGCCGGCCCGCGCCAACGCCACACGCACCGCCGGGCCGGCGGCCGCCACGCACCCCACCGACAGCCGCCCGACATCCACCCGCACCTCGACGCCACGCCTTGACACCGCTCAGCCGCGGAAGGCTGCAACAATGGCCCGCCGTAAAGCAGCCGTAAAGCGCCGACCCCGCGTCAGGCGCCAGGCGGACACGGCGGAAGGGACATCTGGCACACATGAGTGCATCGGGCGGAACCAAGGCGATCGTCGCCGCACTGGGCGCCAACCTGGCCATCGCGGTGGCCAAGTTCGTGGCCTTCGCGTTCAGCGGCTCGTCGTCCATGCTCGCCGAGGGCGTGCACTCGCTGGCCGACTCGGGCAACCAGGGTCTGCTGCTCCTCGGCGGCAAGAAGGCCAAGCGGGAGGCGACCCCACAGCACCCCTTCGGCTACGGCCGAGAGCGCTACATCTACGGCTTCCTCGTCTCCATCGTGCTCTTCACCATCGGCGGCGTCTTCGCGCTCTACGAGGGCTACGAGAAGATCAAGCACCCGCACGAGATCGAGCACTGGTACTGGCCGGTCGGCGTGCTCGTCTTCGCGATCATCGCCGAGACGTTCTCCTTCCGCACCGCGATCAAGGAGTCCAACCAGGTACGCGGCGCGCTGAGCTGGTCCCAGTTCGTCCGCCGCGCCAAGGCCCCCGAGCTTCCCGTCGTCCTCCTCGAAGACCTCGGCGCGCTGGTCGGCCTCGTCCTCGCGCTCGTCGGCGTCAGCCTCGCCCTCGCCACCGGCGACGGCGTCTGGGACGGCATCGGGACGCTGTGCATCGGCGTTCTCCTCGTCCTGATCGCCATCGTGCTCGCGGCCGAGACCAAGTCGCTGCTGCTCGGCGAGGCCGCCGACAAGAACCAGGTGGAGGCGATCCAGGCGGCCGTGGTCGACGGCGAGACCGTCACCCGCCTGATCCACATGCGCACGCTGCACCTCGGCCCGGAGGAACTGCTGGTCGCCGCCAAGATCGCGGTACGCCACGACGACACGGCGACGGAGGTGGCCGCGGCGATCGACGCCGCCGAGGAACGCATCCGCGCCGCCGTCCCGATCGCCCGCGTCATCTACCTGGAGCCGGACATCTACAGCGCCACGGCCGCCGCGTCCGGCGCCTCCCCCACCAAGCCGACGGCCCCCTGACCGACGGGCCGTCGCGGCCGGCGGCGGGGGAGCGCGCGCCGGGGCGTCCCGGCCGGGGGAGCGGGGCCGGGGCGGCCCGTTACGGGATCTCCGCCAGCACCTCCGTGAGCGCCGCCGGGTCCGGGGCGTCCCGCAACCTCGCGCGGAAGCCGGCATCCGTGAGCGCCCGCGCCAGCCGCGCGAGGATGCGCAGGTGCTCGTCGCCCGCGGCGGCCTCGGGCACGGCGATCATGAAGATCAGCCGGGCCCGGGTGCCGTCGGGGGAGCCCCACTCGATGCCCTCGGCCGAGCGCGCGAAGCCGACCACGGGCGCCGTCACCGCGTCGGTCTTCGCGTGCGGAACGGCGATCTCCGCGCCGAGCCCGGTCGTCCCCCGCTCCTCCCGCTCCAGCGCCGCCCGCTCCAACGCGGCCACGTCGGCGACCCGCCCGCTCCGCGCCACCAACGCCGCCAACTCGCGGATCGCCCCGTCCCGGTCCGCCGCCACGAGCCCTCCCGCGACGCTGTCCCGCGACACGTACCGCGCCAGCCCCGTCATCCCCGCCCCAACAGGAGCGGGTACGGGTGCGGGCGCGGGGGCAGCGGCGGGCGCCGACGCCGACTCCGTACGGACGGCCTCGGCCGAGGAGCGCGCCGTACGCACCGCCTCGGCCGGCGCCCCCGTCGTACGCCCGGCCTCCGGCGCCTCGCGCTCCGCACCACCCGCACCAGCCACGGGCACCCCGTCGGCCACGCCCGCCACGCCCGCCACCCGTCCCCCCGCCTCCAGCGACAGCAGGGCCACCGTCGTCAGGGCCGTGACCACCGTGCCGATCGCGATCGCCACCAGGAACATCGGCGTGCCGCCCACGGCTCCGAACGCCGCCACGACCGGCCCGCCGTGCGGCACCGCCGTGACCGTGGCCAGCCCCGCGACCGCCCCGGCCGCCGCGCCGCCCAGCATGTTCGCCGGGATGACCCGCGCCGGGCGGGCCGCCGCGAACGGGATCGCCCCCTCGGTGATCCCGAAGAACCCCATGAACAGCGCCGCCAGCCCGGTCTCGCGCTCCTGGCCGTCGTAGAGCCGGCGACGGATCAGCGTGGCCAGGCCCTGCCCGAGCGGCGGTACCGGAATGGCCGCCGCGCACATGCCCATGATCTCGGGGTTCTCGGCGACCAGGCCAGCACCGAACAGGAAGGCCGTCTTGTTGACCGGCCCACCCATGTCGAAGCTGATCATCAGGCCGAGAATGACGCCGAGCAGCGCCGCGCTGGTGCCCGTCAGCTCGCCGAGCCAGTCGGTGAGGTGCTCGAAGACCCAGGCGATCGGCCTGCCCAGGACATGGACGAGGAAGAGCCCGAGCGCCGTGGTGGCCAGGATCGGAATGACGATCACGGGCATGATCGGCTGGACGAACCGGGGCACCCGCACCCGCTTGATCCACAGCACCAGGTACCCGGCCAGGAACCCGGCGACGAT includes these proteins:
- a CDS encoding cation diffusion facilitator family transporter; translated protein: MSASGGTKAIVAALGANLAIAVAKFVAFAFSGSSSMLAEGVHSLADSGNQGLLLLGGKKAKREATPQHPFGYGRERYIYGFLVSIVLFTIGGVFALYEGYEKIKHPHEIEHWYWPVGVLVFAIIAETFSFRTAIKESNQVRGALSWSQFVRRAKAPELPVVLLEDLGALVGLVLALVGVSLALATGDGVWDGIGTLCIGVLLVLIAIVLAAETKSLLLGEAADKNQVEAIQAAVVDGETVTRLIHMRTLHLGPEELLVAAKIAVRHDDTATEVAAAIDAAEERIRAAVPIARVIYLEPDIYSATAAASGASPTKPTAP
- a CDS encoding SIS domain-containing protein; this translates as MLDESLLDAPEALARADTRGLLRGAAESGARVRTAARYAAEAGIADLQPDGRPRAVLVAGPGSVAECAADLLGALTGGSVPVTLIRPTGVAPAAGALRWTLPGWAGPLDLVAVTSPDGSEPGLGVLLDQAYRRGCTVVALTPTDTPLVEAVERARGLHLPTTPAPLLEPDPGTGYGQPPADADPYGADPTPPGTPHAEWPTAPGVDQPDEPQRPAPGEGGTNPPPLAPGEAHPRPEPPAVGALGTHPHGAGEPLAAQRTNPYPADPSPGALWAVLTPLLALVDRIGLVHAPPETLQRVADRLDQVAERCGPAQATYRNPAKSLAAELADALPLVWTEGEVAAAVGRRFARLLGAVAGRPALTAELPDALRVHGALLTSPLAGGADPDDFFRDRVEEPEALRARVVLLRDRQAPDADTDAPDVPAVTADLSAAPAARELALSHDTPVSELEPTAEHAVERAAELLAITDFAAVYLALAGAEGS
- a CDS encoding DUF3499 domain-containing protein; the encoded protein is MESLRGPFKSAVPSNVVSPVRRCSRTACGRPAVATLTYVYADSTAVLGPLATYAEPHCYDLCSEHSERLTAPRGWEVVRLAVDTGPTRPSGDDLEALANAVREAARPHDRGPGAPGAGPTHGREADPMEVARRAHLRVLRSPDS
- a CDS encoding Trm112 family protein is translated as MPVEASLLEILACPACHAPLRDESAATEPELVCEGAGCGLAYPIRDGIPVLLVDEARRPA
- a CDS encoding L-lactate permease, whose product is MFVPQLEPVAGSLALSALVAALPLATVLTLLGAARVRAPRAGLAGLAVAGLVAWGAYDMPVEQTLSGAAQGALFGLFPILWIVVNALWVYRMTVRTHHFDVLRRSFGRLSDDPRVQALVIAFCFGALLEALAGFGAPVAICSVMLVALGFDPVRAAVVALVANTAPVAFGAMGTSVVTLAQVTELPLDTVAAVVGRQTPLLALLVPLLLVALVDGPRGLRETWRPALACGFAFALAQFAAANYLSAQLADIAAALAGAAALAATPSARRPATEQVRATVLTGAHGADVDRVDPRPEVLRAYAPYALIVAVFSIAQLGPVKELLGRATRRFDWPFLDAASPDGERLAANAFALPLLATGGTLVLLAGLGTARVLRVPWRAALGEWLATVRELRAAIVTVTSVLALAYVMNLSGQAATIGHFVAAAGGGLAFLSPVLGWFGVAVTGSDTSANALFGGLQVTAARESGLSPELLAAAGSSGGVLGKMISPQNLTIACAAVGLTGREGDLLRKVLPWSLGLLLVMCLIVLAQSTPVLGWMLP
- the manA gene encoding mannose-6-phosphate isomerase, class I, with protein sequence MDRLANTVRPYAWGSVTAIPELLGTEPTGQPQAELWMGAHPGAPSRVDRGAGPVGLNEVIAADPEAELGPEAVRRFGDRLPFLLKVLAAQVPLSLQVHPDLDQARAGFADEERRGVPVDAPHRNYKDANHKPELICALTPFDGLCGFRPPAEAADLLAALDVDSLKPYVDILRAMPDTDALREVLTAVLSADREAMAATVTEAAEAATRLAAAGGPHADAYAAYAAVARSFPGDPGVIAGMLLNHVRLQPGEGLYLGAGVPHAYLNGLGVELMANSDNVLRCGLTPKHVDVPELLRVVRFESAPPGVLRPEAEPDGAEVYATPIDEFRLSRHVLPADAAPRPLPTGAPQVLLCTDGQVTLRAQGPTSPGAATELRLAQGESAYVPAPEAVELTGEGTLYRATLAL
- a CDS encoding phosphomannomutase/phosphoglucomutase, whose translation is MADLSQLVKAYDVRGVVPDQWDETLAALFGAAFAQVTNANAVVVGHDMRPSSPGLSRAFAEGAAALGVDVTEIGLCSTDELYYASGALDLPGAMFTASHNPAQYNGIKMCRAGAAPVGQDTGLAEIRALVERWSTEGAPPSAATRGAITQRDVLADYAAHLRSLVDLAASRPLKVVVDAGNGMGGHTVPTVFDGLPIELVPLYFELDGTFPNHEANPLDPKNIVDLQAKVRAVGADIGLAFDGDADRCFVVDERGEPVSPSAITALVAERELAKHPGGTVIHNCITSWSVPEIVKEAGGTAVRTRVGHSFIKAEMARTGAIFGGEHSAHYYFRDFWNADTGMLAALHVLAALGEQDGPLSQLVARYDRYAASGEINSTVADQPGRAAAVRAAFEQRPDVQLDELDGLTVTAATWWFNLRASNTEPLLRLNVEARDAQTVAQVRDEVLAIVRA
- a CDS encoding CAP family protein, yielding MIRRTAPRGALAAMAAVTATLTLATPATPSPTPAFDQQLLDRTNAQRARHGVPPLVLDPAISSWAQEWADQLAKSGKFEHRSPNKYGENLHYAWSSDGASPSGAQVADAWYNQVREYTYYGREPDMSTFSKWGNFTQVVWKSSRRMGVGLAKSRNETYVVVNYSPAGNYVGQFAANVPAPR